In one window of Kitasatospora sp. MMS16-BH015 DNA:
- a CDS encoding AraC family transcriptional regulator → MCRPGWRQAREEAYRLAELARLRRVRDRIDREYAQPLDVVALARDAGLAAGYLSRQFRAAYGDSPYGYLTRRRAERAAASASAAASVSASLPAGQDRSGFEKPRPVPGS, encoded by the coding sequence ATGTGCAGACCTGGATGGCGGCAGGCGCGCGAGGAGGCGTACCGGCTGGCCGAGCTCGCGCGGCTGCGCCGCGTCCGCGACCGGATCGACCGGGAGTACGCGCAGCCGTTGGACGTGGTGGCGCTGGCCCGGGACGCGGGCCTGGCCGCCGGGTACCTGAGCCGGCAGTTCCGGGCCGCGTACGGTGACTCGCCGTACGGGTACCTGACGAGGCGTCGCGCCGAACGGGCGGCGGCCTCGGCTTCCGCGGCGGCTTCGGTCTCGGCCTCGCTCCCGGCCGGCCAGGACCGGTCAGGATTCGAGAAGCCCCGGCCGGTGCCCGGCTCGTAG
- a CDS encoding VOC family protein, whose amino-acid sequence MDITIHTTALPHEDPDASLAFYRDVLGFEVRGDVGQGRMRWITVGPLGQPGTSILLAPPAADPGITEQERRTITEMMAKGTYGWILLATLHLDAVFEKVQAGDAEVVQEPTEQPYGIRDCAFRDPAGNLIRIQELR is encoded by the coding sequence ATGGACATCACCATTCACACCACCGCCCTCCCGCACGAGGACCCGGACGCCTCGCTCGCCTTCTACCGCGACGTGCTCGGCTTCGAGGTCCGCGGCGATGTCGGGCAGGGCCGGATGCGGTGGATCACGGTCGGCCCGCTCGGGCAGCCGGGCACCTCGATCCTGCTGGCGCCGCCCGCCGCCGATCCCGGCATCACCGAGCAGGAGCGCCGCACCATCACCGAGATGATGGCCAAGGGCACCTACGGGTGGATCCTGCTGGCCACCCTGCACCTCGACGCCGTCTTCGAGAAGGTGCAGGCCGGCGACGCCGAGGTCGTCCAGGAGCCGACCGAGCAGCCGTACGGCATCCGCGACTGCGCGTTCCGCGACCCGGCGGGCAATCTGATCCGGATCCAGGAACTGCGCTGA
- a CDS encoding MFS transporter: protein MPSTAPAPVLTPAPAAPARPLLGLLLLTANLRAAITCVAPLLDRVRAAHGLNGAALSLLTTLPVLCLGLFAPLAPALARRYGTEVTVAGALFVLAAGILLRSAPSTAALYAGTVLIGAGIATGNVLVPAIVKHQHPDRIGHRTGLAMTVMSTTAALAAALAVPLAEATTWQAALALWSVPALLAATAWAHLARRTPPRPAPPVDRCPEPLSLPRSPTAWAVGAFLGLVSLMFYVLAAWLPELMQGYGYSPAETGLMVSVLMTIGIPLGFLTPVLAGRLRDQRPLVAAVAAALALGLGGLLLAPGAGWLWVVVLGLANGGAFPLAITLIGLRSPTPAVAARLSGLAQTGGYLLAGLGPLAVGLVHTATGTWTAALLLLLALVLPEAAAGLLAARPGTLRG from the coding sequence ATGCCCAGCACTGCCCCGGCCCCCGTCCTGACCCCGGCCCCGGCCGCACCGGCCCGGCCCCTCCTCGGGCTGCTCCTGCTGACCGCCAACCTCCGGGCCGCGATCACCTGCGTCGCCCCGCTGCTCGACCGGGTCCGCGCGGCCCACGGCCTGAACGGCGCCGCGCTGAGCCTGCTGACCACCCTCCCGGTGCTCTGCCTCGGCCTCTTCGCCCCGCTCGCCCCGGCTCTCGCCCGCCGCTACGGCACCGAAGTCACCGTCGCCGGTGCCCTGTTCGTCCTCGCCGCGGGCATCCTGCTGCGCAGCGCTCCGTCCACGGCTGCGCTCTACGCGGGCACGGTGCTGATCGGCGCCGGGATCGCCACCGGCAACGTCCTCGTCCCGGCCATCGTCAAGCACCAGCACCCCGACCGCATCGGCCACCGCACCGGCCTCGCCATGACCGTGATGTCCACGACCGCCGCCCTCGCCGCGGCCCTGGCCGTGCCCCTCGCCGAGGCCACCACCTGGCAGGCCGCCCTCGCCCTCTGGTCCGTCCCCGCCCTCCTCGCCGCCACCGCTTGGGCGCACCTCGCCCGCCGCACCCCGCCCAGGCCGGCGCCCCCTGTGGACCGCTGCCCGGAACCTCTTTCGCTGCCCCGGTCGCCGACGGCCTGGGCGGTGGGGGCCTTCCTGGGGCTGGTCTCGCTGATGTTCTACGTGCTCGCGGCCTGGCTGCCCGAACTCATGCAGGGCTACGGCTACTCCCCCGCGGAGACCGGGCTGATGGTCTCCGTCCTGATGACCATCGGGATCCCGCTCGGGTTCCTGACCCCGGTGCTCGCGGGCCGCCTGCGCGACCAGCGGCCGCTGGTGGCCGCCGTGGCCGCCGCCCTGGCGCTCGGCCTGGGCGGCCTGCTGCTCGCACCGGGCGCCGGTTGGCTCTGGGTCGTCGTCCTCGGCTTGGCCAACGGCGGTGCCTTCCCACTCGCGATCACCCTGATCGGCCTCCGCTCCCCCACCCCGGCCGTGGCCGCCCGCCTCTCCGGCCTCGCCCAGACCGGCGGCTACCTGCTGGCCGGCCTCGGCCCGCTCGCGGTCGGCCTGGTCCACACCGCCACCGGGACGTGGACAGCGGCCCTGCTCCTCCTGCTCGCCCTCGTCCTCCCCGAGGCCGCCGCCGGCCTGCTGGCCGCCCGGCCCGGCACCCTGCGGGGCTGA
- a CDS encoding putative immunity protein: MDDTSTGEQPAVPAEVPISEEDRRLLAAWAADCAERALARYESAVPGDARPRAAIAAARAYARDGRRTGQLRAAGWAALAAAKETDAPAASAAARAAGCAAAAPYIHPLATPHQVNHVLSPGLYAARAAEAARPGAAEAELDRAVELAPAAVRALVRRLPPPGGAGRTRLDALRHRFAAALRA; this comes from the coding sequence ATGGACGACACGAGTACCGGGGAACAGCCTGCCGTCCCCGCCGAGGTGCCGATCAGCGAGGAGGACCGGCGGCTGCTCGCCGCCTGGGCGGCCGACTGCGCCGAACGGGCCCTGGCCCGGTACGAGTCGGCCGTCCCCGGTGACGCCCGCCCCCGGGCGGCGATCGCGGCGGCCCGGGCCTATGCGCGAGACGGCCGCCGGACGGGGCAGCTCCGCGCCGCCGGGTGGGCGGCCCTCGCCGCCGCGAAGGAGACCGACGCCCCGGCGGCCTCCGCCGCCGCCCGGGCGGCGGGCTGCGCGGCGGCCGCGCCGTACATCCACCCGCTGGCCACCCCGCACCAGGTCAACCACGTGCTCTCGCCCGGCCTGTACGCGGCGCGGGCGGCGGAGGCGGCGAGGCCCGGTGCCGCCGAGGCCGAACTCGACCGGGCGGTCGAGCTCGCCCCGGCGGCGGTCCGGGCGCTCGTCCGTCGCCTGCCGCCGCCGGGCGGGGCGGGGCGCACTCGGCTGGACGCCTTGCGACATCGCTTCGCGGCGGCACTGCGGGCCTGA
- a CDS encoding serine hydrolase produces MTNHRTSTRRGFRLAAGLLAGATVLALAPTAGAATPQPGLTLSVADGRPGQGTAGLRQGLDAITGQAGALGAIAELRDHGKAVWRGSSGVRDLTTKAPAPVDGRFRAGSVTKTFVATVVLQLSAEGRLGLDDPIERHLPGVVPNGGAITVRQILGHTAGLFDYLEDPSFATDTEAQQQEFLATGRWQTYTPQQLIALAVAHPPYFAPGQGWHYSNTDYQLMGELIEKVTGRSWRTEVQQRILCPLGLHHSTLPGTDTTVPGPHSHAYFSLSTGPADVTELNPSQGGAAGEMISTTEDLTRFNAALLGGRLLAPAQLAAMTTTVPANDYPPSRYGLGLMQTSLSCTEVWGHPGGINNYLTYEFGNRTGTRQMVISVTPYDPAKSDQLTPTVIALLDRAFCGPGAGSTTGSGR; encoded by the coding sequence ATGACGAACCACAGGACCAGCACGCGACGCGGCTTCCGCCTCGCCGCCGGGCTGCTCGCGGGCGCCACCGTGCTCGCCCTCGCCCCGACGGCGGGCGCGGCCACCCCGCAGCCCGGCCTCACCCTCTCGGTGGCGGACGGCCGGCCGGGCCAAGGCACCGCCGGGCTCCGGCAGGGGCTGGACGCGATCACCGGTCAGGCCGGCGCCCTCGGCGCGATCGCCGAACTGCGGGACCACGGCAAGGCCGTCTGGCGCGGCAGCTCGGGCGTGCGGGACCTGACCACCAAGGCCCCGGCGCCGGTGGACGGCCGATTCCGGGCCGGCAGCGTGACCAAGACCTTCGTGGCGACGGTGGTGCTCCAGCTCTCGGCCGAGGGCAGGCTCGGCCTGGACGACCCGATCGAGCGTCACCTGCCGGGCGTGGTGCCGAACGGCGGGGCGATCACCGTGCGGCAGATCCTCGGCCACACCGCCGGCCTCTTCGACTACCTGGAGGACCCGAGCTTCGCCACCGACACCGAGGCCCAGCAGCAGGAGTTCCTCGCCACCGGCCGCTGGCAGACCTACACCCCGCAGCAGCTGATCGCCCTCGCGGTGGCGCACCCGCCGTACTTCGCCCCCGGCCAGGGCTGGCACTACTCCAACACCGACTACCAGCTGATGGGCGAGCTCATCGAGAAGGTGACGGGCCGCTCCTGGCGCACCGAGGTCCAGCAGCGCATCCTCTGCCCGCTCGGCCTGCACCACTCCACCCTCCCCGGTACCGACACCACCGTCCCCGGCCCGCACAGCCACGCCTACTTCTCGCTGAGCACCGGCCCAGCCGACGTCACCGAACTCAACCCCTCCCAGGGCGGCGCCGCCGGCGAGATGATCTCCACCACCGAGGATCTGACCCGCTTCAACGCCGCCCTCCTCGGCGGCCGGCTCCTCGCCCCGGCCCAGCTCGCCGCGATGACCACCACCGTGCCCGCCAACGACTACCCGCCGTCCCGGTACGGTCTCGGCCTGATGCAGACCTCCCTTTCCTGCACCGAGGTCTGGGGCCACCCGGGCGGCATCAACAACTACCTGACCTACGAGTTCGGCAACCGCACCGGCACCCGGCAGATGGTGATCTCGGTGACCCCGTACGACCCGGCGAAGTCGGACCAGCTGACGCCGACCGTGATCGCGCTCCTCGACCGGGCCTTCTGCGGACCGGGCGCGGGCAGCACCACCGGCTCGGGCCGGTAG
- a CDS encoding helix-turn-helix domain-containing protein yields the protein MPTLGWLVTTVPELRVEAGPVGWQTRPVLGVVDHGEEGSVPAGHLMLLSGEPVAAGSAARVRQAAAVVAPAGTAPGRLGVPVLRATPELSWLRVARVIAEERLREARERTALLEQLLAQAREPAAQGVERVVEWLGRTLGAHVLLDGAGLGNADGGSPPDGLGTPVASSPRAEAALAAAGRATVADPVAAGRLRTAVLAGGGLHLRLAAVGRAGAYLTVGRVKPFGPSAGGLVAQAAGLLDPLLRLRAAEGERERAAELASGLRVAVFQLLMGGEVTLAQRAAEGLVPGLLAAESVRVQVLECPAEERNALADACAEATAGRALVVRCPATEQHLIVVSPVEGPEPAADAGWGTAGRVLRGFLAGHPERRLGGSGVHPLEKVAAAYGDAIRALAAARLRPGRAALYAVEDRLVRVLDRAVAREWAAGVLAPLHAVPLAGRDQLYGTLGLGLEFPATSAGRILGVSRNTVRARMDRAAALLGLDLSRVAARAVLHLALRVGESESGTGASAVRLAEVLGAEAARAWAEGLAERLAEDGRDLRGTLRAWLGADANVERAARRLGLHPQTVREHLRSAEQLLQRQLLSGGSGVYETALAFAALGELELHLEPGRAGRAPEGAAGTVHS from the coding sequence ATGCCCACGCTGGGATGGTTGGTGACGACGGTGCCCGAGCTCCGGGTGGAGGCCGGCCCGGTCGGCTGGCAGACCCGGCCGGTGCTCGGCGTGGTGGACCACGGAGAAGAGGGCAGCGTGCCGGCCGGGCACCTGATGCTGCTGTCCGGGGAGCCGGTGGCCGCCGGGTCGGCGGCGAGGGTGCGGCAGGCGGCAGCGGTGGTGGCCCCGGCGGGGACCGCCCCCGGGCGGCTCGGGGTGCCGGTGTTGCGGGCGACGCCGGAGCTGTCCTGGCTGCGGGTGGCCCGGGTGATAGCCGAGGAACGGCTCCGGGAAGCACGGGAACGGACCGCCCTGCTGGAGCAGTTGCTGGCGCAGGCCCGGGAGCCCGCCGCCCAGGGAGTCGAGCGGGTGGTGGAGTGGCTGGGCCGCACCCTCGGCGCCCACGTCCTGCTCGACGGGGCCGGCCTCGGCAACGCCGACGGCGGCAGCCCACCCGACGGCCTCGGCACCCCGGTCGCCTCCTCACCCCGCGCCGAAGCGGCGCTCGCCGCTGCCGGCCGGGCCACCGTCGCCGACCCGGTCGCGGCCGGGCGGCTGCGGACGGCCGTATTGGCGGGCGGCGGGCTGCACCTGCGGCTGGCGGCCGTCGGCCGGGCCGGGGCGTACCTGACAGTGGGTCGGGTCAAACCGTTCGGGCCGTCGGCCGGGGGGCTGGTGGCGCAGGCCGCCGGGCTGCTCGACCCGCTGCTGCGGCTCCGCGCGGCGGAGGGCGAGCGGGAGCGGGCGGCCGAGTTGGCCTCGGGGCTGCGGGTGGCGGTCTTCCAGCTGCTGATGGGTGGTGAGGTGACGCTCGCTCAGCGGGCGGCGGAGGGACTGGTGCCGGGCCTGCTCGCGGCGGAGTCCGTCCGGGTGCAGGTGCTGGAGTGCCCGGCCGAGGAGCGGAACGCCCTGGCCGACGCCTGCGCCGAGGCCACGGCCGGCCGGGCCCTGGTGGTCCGCTGCCCGGCCACCGAGCAGCACCTGATCGTGGTCAGCCCGGTGGAGGGCCCCGAACCGGCGGCGGACGCCGGCTGGGGCACTGCCGGGCGGGTGCTGCGCGGGTTCCTGGCCGGGCATCCGGAGCGGCGGCTCGGCGGGAGTGGGGTGCATCCGCTGGAGAAGGTGGCGGCGGCGTACGGGGACGCCATCCGGGCGTTGGCGGCGGCGCGGCTGCGGCCGGGGCGGGCGGCGCTGTACGCGGTGGAGGACCGGTTGGTGCGGGTGCTCGACCGGGCGGTGGCGCGGGAGTGGGCGGCGGGGGTGCTGGCGCCGCTGCACGCCGTGCCGCTGGCCGGGCGGGACCAGCTGTACGGGACGCTGGGCCTGGGGCTGGAGTTCCCGGCCACCAGTGCCGGGCGGATCCTCGGGGTGAGCCGCAACACCGTACGGGCCCGGATGGACCGGGCGGCCGCACTGCTGGGCCTCGACCTGTCGCGGGTGGCAGCGCGAGCCGTGCTGCACCTGGCCCTGCGGGTCGGCGAGTCGGAGAGCGGCACCGGGGCCAGTGCGGTCCGGCTGGCCGAGGTGCTGGGGGCGGAGGCCGCCCGGGCCTGGGCCGAGGGGTTGGCGGAGCGGCTCGCGGAGGACGGACGGGACCTGCGCGGCACCCTGCGGGCCTGGCTCGGCGCGGACGCGAACGTGGAGCGCGCGGCCCGGCGGCTGGGGCTGCACCCGCAGACCGTCCGCGAGCACCTGCGCAGCGCCGAGCAGCTGCTCCAGCGTCAGCTGCTCTCCGGCGGCAGCGGGGTGTACGAGACGGCCCTCGCCTTCGCCGCCCTCGGCGAGCTGGAACTGCACCTGGAGCCGGGCCGGGCCGGCCGGGCACCCGAAGGGGCAGCCGGGACCGTGCACTCGTGA
- a CDS encoding glycoside hydrolase family 36 protein has product MTQTPPPLSWDGSAHPSGRPEDRRAVETGLGLPGLRVQATAVGAELTGLTVTPQAQPGVVLLEVTTGPTLDGQPPRARVEWRLPCTGATAHWTPNTGTRWLPPSWLAPRIASLPKGAPVGSLVGTGDAALCTFAVGELVLPVSIGEGAVEETGEFSWWVEHEGDRLALLLDLSGRHFADTIRGAASWWATLLPPVTVPPAAFEPTFCTWYALHLAMTSADVERLAALAAPLGFKAVIVDDGWQTDEEGRSYATTGDWQPAPLGFPDFAAHIARVQALGLNYLVWHSLPFVGERSSALKGLAEHTLAHLPQLETHVLDPRSATVRAHQVERLASAVETYGADGLKVDFIDTFARAGATAASPEADCETVAEGVQKLLTALDARLRATRPEVLIEHRQDYMGPGLWPYATMVRATDCPHNTAENRTRTADLRLTAGPLAVHADPITWHPSESPEQIAVLLLSVLFATPQVSVELAAQSPAQLATLRFWLSVMSEHVGLLQRGDLRPHRPELAYPLIEARNGTALAFGRYAPVPIPVGGPWDLLLLANADPDTLVRLTFDQPPGRVSVLIQDCQGGTLAEAAPTVDGTELALHVPLGGLLTLRR; this is encoded by the coding sequence GTGACCCAGACCCCGCCCCCGCTCAGCTGGGACGGCAGTGCCCACCCCTCCGGCCGGCCGGAGGACCGCCGTGCCGTCGAGACCGGCCTCGGGCTGCCCGGGCTGAGAGTGCAGGCCACGGCGGTCGGCGCGGAGCTCACCGGCCTCACCGTGACCCCGCAGGCGCAGCCCGGCGTGGTGCTGCTCGAGGTGACCACCGGCCCCACGCTGGACGGGCAGCCGCCGCGCGCCCGGGTCGAGTGGCGCCTGCCCTGCACCGGGGCCACCGCGCACTGGACCCCGAACACCGGCACCCGCTGGCTGCCGCCCTCCTGGCTCGCGCCGCGGATCGCCTCCCTCCCCAAGGGCGCCCCGGTCGGCTCGCTGGTCGGCACCGGCGACGCCGCCCTCTGCACCTTCGCCGTCGGCGAGCTCGTGCTGCCCGTCTCGATCGGCGAGGGCGCGGTCGAGGAGACCGGCGAGTTCAGCTGGTGGGTGGAGCACGAGGGCGACCGGCTCGCCCTGCTGCTCGACCTGAGCGGCCGGCACTTCGCCGACACCATCCGGGGCGCCGCCTCCTGGTGGGCCACCTTGCTGCCGCCGGTCACCGTGCCGCCCGCCGCCTTCGAGCCCACCTTCTGCACCTGGTACGCCCTGCACCTGGCGATGACCTCCGCCGACGTGGAGCGGCTCGCGGCGCTGGCCGCCCCGCTCGGCTTCAAGGCCGTCATCGTGGACGACGGCTGGCAGACCGACGAGGAGGGCCGCTCCTACGCCACCACCGGCGACTGGCAGCCGGCCCCGCTCGGCTTCCCCGACTTCGCCGCGCACATCGCCCGGGTGCAGGCGCTCGGCCTCAACTACCTGGTCTGGCACTCGCTGCCCTTCGTCGGCGAGCGCTCCTCGGCCCTCAAGGGCCTGGCCGAGCACACCCTGGCCCACCTGCCGCAGTTGGAGACCCACGTCCTGGACCCGCGCAGCGCCACCGTGCGCGCGCACCAGGTCGAGCGGCTCGCCTCCGCCGTCGAGACCTACGGCGCCGACGGCCTCAAGGTGGACTTCATCGACACCTTCGCCCGGGCCGGCGCCACCGCTGCCTCACCCGAGGCCGACTGCGAGACGGTGGCCGAGGGCGTGCAGAAGCTGCTCACCGCGCTGGACGCACGGCTGCGGGCCACCCGGCCCGAGGTGCTGATCGAGCACCGCCAGGACTACATGGGCCCCGGCCTGTGGCCGTACGCCACGATGGTGCGTGCCACCGACTGCCCGCACAACACCGCCGAGAACCGTACCCGCACCGCCGACCTGCGGCTCACCGCTGGACCGCTGGCCGTACACGCCGACCCGATCACCTGGCACCCGAGCGAGAGCCCCGAGCAGATCGCCGTGCTGCTGCTCTCGGTGCTCTTCGCCACCCCGCAGGTCTCGGTCGAACTCGCCGCCCAGAGCCCGGCCCAGCTGGCCACCCTCAGGTTCTGGCTCTCCGTCATGAGCGAGCACGTCGGCCTGCTCCAGCGCGGTGACCTGCGCCCGCACCGCCCCGAACTCGCCTACCCGCTGATCGAGGCCCGCAACGGCACCGCCCTCGCCTTCGGCCGCTACGCCCCCGTCCCGATCCCGGTGGGCGGCCCGTGGGACCTGCTGCTGCTGGCCAACGCCGACCCCGACACCCTGGTCCGCCTCACCTTCGACCAGCCCCCGGGCCGGGTCTCCGTCCTGATCCAGGACTGCCAGGGCGGCACCCTCGCCGAGGCCGCGCCCACCGTGGACGGCACCGAACTCGCCCTGCACGTCCCGCTCGGCGGGCTGCTCACGCTGCGGCGCTGA
- a CDS encoding collagenase — protein MTTPRTARRVLIATALAASLTLPALQTAQALTPPPAVTAPSSSTPTVPGPTGYDEVDHLGTAAAKPGTAAPAPGGGSLGDSHIPGLLPDRVGAPAPTASATVRQAVAATTAAGVPCTLDGMTGLGPQQLADFLADPAVSPDGCLRAFLWTWGARYAATMDDAHVQAVADRITKLSATDDGTGRLYALWTFLHATVYFDFNHSEIDVTDAPTATALQRAIDAYQASPHAFDTTDTAAATLRELAITAGSTGLGRHNLGLVKKILAKFAPGTTVADSWVWGTTGLAALNIDYLGIANNDPAFTAAVAADADYRAAFRAFAGYGHLKGTANAWMARDAMAEYGRFGQIAALRDAVVADLGPLLTLTRATFGANSDPWIKLVGWANTYGVCAQYDVCADKIEAALFPNTYRYDNGAIEVHTALDKPTVDQMYYASKQVKTQFFRVLGTDVPLAGDVNSILHIHLYASRSDYEVYHPLLTGMNTNNGGIYIENGATFYTYQRRVPQDSTLTLEELFRHEYTHYLNGRWAVPGYFGNARWYANDLTTAMDEGTAEFFDGATRDQGILVRKSLVQKLAQDEAAGIPRLTVRQLIHASYDDTPAFHFYNYAGTFFEFLWQSHPSLLREMYGYQRADDPAGFDAWRTRVGADAALQTEYDAFLDAQIARVDSLYVPSTGFTPNGYLQYAYPAEVRAAFAKATSNTPDCVDNGDWDNKPMRFVCTGKITANLADPTNPDQVFKDMSGTVDYFILQRTKGVANNLDDMNCSFGPVEIWTNGKAGTSSYTCEGPLRR, from the coding sequence ATGACCACTCCCCGCACTGCGCGCAGGGTCCTCATCGCCACCGCACTCGCAGCCTCCCTCACACTGCCGGCCCTGCAGACCGCCCAGGCCCTCACCCCGCCCCCGGCCGTCACCGCCCCGAGCAGCTCCACCCCGACCGTTCCCGGCCCCACCGGCTACGACGAGGTCGACCACCTCGGCACCGCCGCCGCCAAGCCCGGCACCGCGGCCCCCGCCCCCGGCGGCGGCTCGCTCGGCGACTCGCACATCCCCGGCCTGCTGCCCGACCGCGTCGGCGCCCCCGCCCCGACGGCCTCCGCCACGGTGCGGCAGGCCGTCGCCGCCACCACGGCCGCCGGGGTGCCCTGCACCCTTGACGGCATGACCGGCCTCGGCCCGCAGCAGCTCGCCGACTTCCTCGCCGACCCCGCCGTCAGCCCCGACGGCTGCCTGCGCGCCTTCCTGTGGACCTGGGGCGCCCGGTACGCCGCCACCATGGACGACGCCCACGTCCAGGCCGTCGCCGACCGGATCACCAAGCTCTCCGCCACCGACGACGGCACCGGCCGCCTCTACGCGCTGTGGACCTTCCTGCACGCCACGGTCTACTTCGACTTCAACCACAGCGAGATCGACGTCACCGACGCGCCCACGGCCACCGCCCTCCAGCGCGCGATCGACGCGTACCAGGCGAGCCCGCACGCCTTCGACACCACCGACACGGCCGCCGCCACCCTGCGCGAGCTGGCCATCACCGCCGGCAGCACCGGGCTCGGCCGGCACAACCTCGGTCTGGTGAAGAAGATCCTCGCGAAGTTCGCCCCCGGCACCACCGTGGCCGACAGCTGGGTCTGGGGCACCACCGGTCTCGCCGCCCTCAACATCGACTACCTCGGCATCGCCAACAACGACCCGGCCTTCACCGCCGCCGTGGCCGCCGACGCCGACTACCGCGCCGCCTTCCGCGCCTTCGCCGGCTACGGCCACCTCAAGGGCACCGCCAACGCCTGGATGGCCCGCGACGCGATGGCCGAGTACGGCCGGTTCGGCCAGATCGCCGCCCTGCGCGACGCGGTGGTGGCCGACCTCGGCCCGCTGCTGACCCTCACCCGGGCCACCTTTGGCGCGAACTCCGACCCGTGGATCAAGCTGGTCGGCTGGGCCAACACCTACGGGGTCTGCGCCCAGTACGACGTCTGCGCCGACAAGATCGAGGCCGCGCTCTTCCCCAACACCTACAGGTACGACAACGGCGCGATCGAGGTGCACACCGCCCTCGACAAGCCGACGGTCGACCAGATGTACTACGCGAGCAAGCAGGTGAAGACCCAGTTCTTCCGGGTGCTCGGCACCGACGTGCCGCTCGCGGGCGACGTCAACTCCATCCTGCACATCCACCTCTACGCCTCGCGCTCCGACTACGAGGTCTACCACCCGCTGCTCACCGGGATGAACACCAACAACGGCGGCATCTACATCGAGAACGGCGCCACCTTCTACACCTACCAGCGCCGGGTGCCGCAGGACTCCACCCTGACGCTGGAGGAGCTCTTCCGGCACGAGTACACCCACTACCTCAACGGCCGCTGGGCCGTGCCGGGTTACTTCGGCAACGCGCGCTGGTACGCGAACGACCTGACCACCGCGATGGACGAGGGCACCGCCGAGTTCTTCGACGGCGCCACCCGCGACCAGGGCATCCTGGTCCGCAAGTCCCTGGTGCAGAAGCTCGCCCAGGACGAGGCGGCCGGCATCCCCCGGCTGACCGTCCGGCAGCTGATCCACGCAAGCTACGACGACACCCCGGCCTTCCACTTCTACAACTACGCGGGCACCTTCTTCGAGTTCCTCTGGCAGAGCCACCCCTCGCTGCTGCGCGAGATGTACGGCTACCAGCGGGCCGACGACCCGGCCGGCTTCGACGCCTGGCGCACCCGGGTGGGCGCCGACGCCGCCCTCCAGACCGAGTACGACGCCTTCCTGGACGCCCAGATCGCCCGGGTGGACAGCCTGTACGTGCCCAGCACCGGCTTCACGCCCAACGGGTACCTGCAGTACGCGTACCCCGCCGAGGTGCGGGCGGCCTTCGCCAAGGCCACCTCCAACACCCCGGACTGCGTGGACAACGGCGACTGGGACAACAAGCCGATGCGCTTCGTCTGCACCGGGAAGATCACCGCCAACCTCGCCGACCCGACCAACCCCGACCAGGTCTTCAAGGACATGTCCGGCACCGTCGACTACTTCATCCTGCAGCGGACGAAGGGCGTCGCGAACAACCTCGACGACATGAACTGCTCCTTCGGCCCGGTCGAGATCTGGACCAACGGCAAGGCGGGCACCTCCAGCTACACCTGTGAGGGGCCGCTGCGCCGCTGA
- a CDS encoding ABC transporter ATP-binding protein produces MTALLSVKDLGMTFPGPRGTLRRQAGIKAVDGVTFDVAPGETLGLVGESGCGKSTTGRMLVRLLDPTAGRVSFQGKDITTTGQRELRPLRSRFQMIFQDPFASLNPRQTVQQIISAPLRAQGATVEAMRKEVRDLAALVGLAPEHLDRYPHQFSGGQAQRIGIARALATRPELVVADEPVSALDVSIQAQIVGLMERLQRELGVAYVFIAHDLAVVKHISHRVAVMYLGRIVEIGDKQQVYDNPAHPYTKALLSAVPLPDPAAERARERIVLLGDPPSPANPPSGCTFHPRCPKAQDVCRIEAPLLQITTVGGGRQAACHFPEA; encoded by the coding sequence ATGACAGCCCTGCTCTCCGTCAAGGACCTGGGGATGACCTTCCCCGGTCCGCGCGGCACCCTGCGCCGCCAGGCCGGCATCAAGGCCGTGGACGGCGTCACCTTCGACGTGGCCCCCGGCGAGACGCTCGGCCTGGTCGGCGAATCCGGCTGCGGCAAGTCCACCACCGGCCGGATGCTGGTGCGCCTGCTCGACCCGACCGCCGGCCGGGTCAGCTTCCAGGGCAAGGACATCACCACCACCGGCCAGCGCGAACTCCGGCCGCTGCGCAGCAGGTTCCAGATGATCTTCCAGGACCCGTTCGCCTCGCTCAACCCGCGGCAGACCGTCCAGCAGATCATCTCCGCCCCGCTGCGCGCCCAGGGCGCCACCGTCGAGGCGATGCGCAAGGAGGTCCGCGACCTGGCCGCCCTGGTCGGCCTCGCCCCCGAGCACCTGGACCGCTACCCGCACCAGTTCTCCGGCGGCCAGGCCCAGCGCATCGGCATCGCCCGGGCGCTGGCCACCCGGCCCGAGCTGGTCGTCGCCGACGAGCCGGTCTCGGCCCTGGACGTCTCCATCCAGGCCCAGATCGTCGGCCTGATGGAGCGCCTGCAGCGCGAACTCGGCGTCGCGTACGTCTTCATCGCGCACGACCTCGCCGTGGTCAAGCACATCAGCCACCGGGTGGCCGTGATGTACCTCGGCCGGATCGTCGAGATCGGCGACAAGCAGCAGGTGTACGACAACCCCGCCCACCCGTACACCAAGGCGCTGCTCTCCGCCGTCCCGCTGCCCGACCCGGCGGCCGAACGCGCCCGCGAGCGGATCGTCCTGCTGGGCGACCCGCCGAGCCCGGCCAACCCGCCCAGCGGCTGCACCTTCCACCCGCGCTGCCCCAAGGCGCAGGACGTCTGCCGCATCGAGGCCCCGCTGCTGCAGATCACCACCGTCGGCGGCGGCCGGCAGGCCGCCTGCCACTTCCCCGAGGCCTGA